One Dromiciops gliroides isolate mDroGli1 chromosome 3, mDroGli1.pri, whole genome shotgun sequence DNA segment encodes these proteins:
- the LOC122746262 gene encoding 60S ribosomal protein L28-like, whose protein sequence is MSAHLQWMVLQNCSSFPIKRNKQTDSTEPNNLKARNSFRYNGLIQRKTVGIEPAADKGIVVVLKRRAGQRKPATSYVRTTINKSARVTLNSVRHIIRKNKYRKDLCMAALRRASAILRSQKPVVVKKKRTHPPKSI, encoded by the coding sequence ATGTCAGCCCATCTGCAGTGGATGGTCCTCCAGAACTGCTCCAGCTTCCCCATCAAGCGCAACAAGCAGACGGACAGCACCGAGCCCAACAACCTCAAGGCCCGAAACTCCTTCCGCTACAACGGGCTGATCCAACGGAAGACGGTGGGCATCGAGCCGGCCGCGGACAAGGGCATCGTGGTGGTGCTGAAGCGCCGGGCAGGTCAGAGGAAGCCTGCCACTTCCTATGTGAGGACCACCATCAACAAAAGTGCCCGGGTCACGCTCAACAGTGTCCGGCACATCATCCGCAAGAACAAATACCGGAAAGATCTCTGCATGGCCGCCCTTCGCCGGGCCAGTGCCATCCTGCGGAGCCAGAAGCCAGTGGTGGTGAAGAAGAAGCGAACCCACCCACCCAAGAGCATTTAG